Within the Nocardioides humi genome, the region ACGAGGGCCTGCTCCGCTATCCCGACCGGCTGGGCCACTGGCCCGCCGCGCTCGGCCTGTACGCGTTCGTGTGGCTGGAGCTCGCCTACCGCTACCCCACCGAGCTGGGCTCGGTACGGCTGTGGTGCGCGGTCTACGTCGGCGTGATGCTGATCGGCGGCGCGGTCTTCGGCAACCGCTTCTACGAGAACGCCGACCCGTTCGAGGTCTACTCCTCGCTCATCGCCAAGCTCTCCCCCTGGGCGCGCGTCGACGGACGTCTCGTCGTGCGCAGCCCGCTGGCGAACCTGTCGACGATCCCGTCGAGGCCCGGCCTGGTCGCCGTGGTCGCCGTCCTGTTCGGCAGCACCGCCTTCGACTCCTTCGCCGAGTCGTCCTTCTGGGTGAAGACCTACCAGAACGCGTCGGTCAGCAAGTTCCTGCTCGACAACGTGGCGCTGCTCGTCTTCTGCCTGGTCGCCGGGATCCTGTTCAGCGTCGGCAGCGCGCTGACGCCCTCACGCGGCGACGTGTCGCGGCGCGAGCTGCCCCGCCGGTACGCCCACTCGATCGTGCCGATCATCCTCGGCTACATCGTGGCCCACTACCTGACCCTGTTCATCGACGTCGGCACGCAGACGCTGGCACGGGCCAGCGACCCGCTGGGCAGGGGGTGGGACATCCTGGGTACGGCGGGGGTCGAGCCGTCGTACTGGTTCTCCTATCACCCCGACGTGCTCGCCACGGTCAAGGTGCTCGCCGTGGTGGTCGGCCACGTGGTGGCGGCGGTCGCGGCCCACGACCGGGCGCTGAGCCTGCTGCCGAAGCGCGACCAGATCACCGGCCAGCTGCCGCTGCTGGCCGTGATGGTGGGATTCACCGCCGGCGGGCTGCTCCTGTTGTTCAGCGCCTGAGTCTGTATTCACCGAGCGCCGGGCGTCAGGACAGGGCGAGCACTTGGCGGACGCCGCGATCCACCTCGTGCATGAGGTGGTCCGGCACCCGGCCCACCGGATGGACGTCGAGGTCGCGTCGATCGACCGTCGCCAGTGCCGTCACGTTCGCCACCGAGTCCTTCGACAGCCCGGTGCCCGTCGCCGGGAGGAATACGTTGCCCGGCATCGCGGCCAGCGCGGTGTTCGAGGTCAGCGCCATGACGACTGTGGTCGCCAGCCGGCTCCGGTTGTAGCTGTCGGACTGGACCACCAGGACAGGACGCCGCTTGGCCGGGCCGCTCCCGCTCGGAGCACCGAAGTCGCACCAGTGGACATCGCCACGGTTCACCACTCGTCCGCCATCCCTGCCGCCAGCCGAACTCCGGCGGCCGCGGCGAACCGGGACGACTCGTCCGCGTTCACCTCGTCCGCCACCGCGTCGATGGCGGCGGTGAGGTCGGCGTCCTCGAGCTCGTCGGCGTAGCGCTCCGCCGCTGCGGAGTAGAACTGCGAGCGGTTCATGCCGTGCCTGCCCGCGACTCGCTCGACGCGCGCGAAGATCTCGTCGGGGACGGAGATGGCGGTCTTCATGCGCCGAGTATAACTCGGTATGACCGCTGAGGCGATCCCGGTCACCCCGCCACCCCCGCCACCGCGTCGAGCACCCGTGCGATCCCGCGGGTGAGCGGCGAGTCGCCGGACTCGACGAGGAGCCGGCCGGCCACCAGCGCGCGGTCGACGGCCGGCTGGTCGTCGGGCAGGAAGTGGACGCCGAGGTGGGCGCCGAAGCCGGAGAGCATCGCGACCACGTCGGCCTCGCGCCACCCCAGCGTCGGCCGCATCCGGTTGACGACGACCCGGACCCGCGGATCCGGCACGTGCTCGTGGACGTCGGTGAGCGCGCGGGCGAGCCGGGCCAGGCCGACCGGGTCGGCGGAGCCGACGAGCAGGATCTCGTCGGCGACCGCCACCGCCTCCCGGGTGAGTCCGTTGCGCTCGGGCCGTCCGGTGACGTCGCCGGGGTCGGGCTCGAGGCTGAACCCGGTGTCGAGCACCACCTGGACGCCCTCGCGGGCGCGCTCGACGATCGCGGTCAGCGTCCCGGGCCGCAGCTCGGCCCACCGATCCGGCCGGGGCAGCCCGGTCAGCACCCGCAGGCGGTCGGAGAGCCGGCGCTGGACGGTCGCGAGCCGCTCGTCCAGGGTGCCCGCGGCGACGAGCCGGGCGGCGGAGAGCAGGCCGGAGACCTCGTCGAGGATCCCGAGCTGCTGGGCGACCGCGCCGCCGTGGGGGTCGGCGTCGATCAGCAGGGTCGTCAGCCCGCGCCGGGCCAGCTCGCCGGCGAGGCCGCTCGCCAGCGTGGTCCGGCCCGGGGCCCCGCCGGCGCCCCAGACCGCCAGCACGCGGCCCGCGGGACCGTCGGCCGGTCCGTCGGCCCGTCCTGGGGCCGGCCGCGTCGGGTCGGGCACCGGCCGGTCGTCGTACGCCGGGACGGACGGGGTTGCGCCGTCGGGGAGGTCGGCGACCAGGCCGGCCAGCTCGGCCGCGCGGTCCGCGGCCAGCACGGTGACGATGCCGATCCGGGCCGCACGGGGCTCGGTGAGCTCGGGGTCCGGGGCGACGCCGACCACGTGGACGCCGTGCTGGAGCAGGTCGTCGACGACGCCCTGGTCGAGACCGGGCAGGTCGGCGGCGACCACGGCGACGTCGGCCTGGCCGGTGCGAGCCGCGGCGAGCAGGTCGGCGACGTCGACGCATCTCTTGAGCAGGACCGTGCCGGGATGCTCGTTGAGGGCGGTCAGCGCCCGCGACTCCCACGCGGCGCCGGAGGAGACCAGCAGGACGACGGTCACGCCGGGCATCGCGGCCTCACGACCGCTGCAGGATCCGGATCACCGGGTCCTGGAGCGCGCCGAGGAGCTGCTCGAACTCCGCCGCCCGCTCGTCGTCGACCGCCACGACCAGCTGGCGGGCGCCGGTGACGGCGAAGGTGTCGTCGTACGCCGGCGCGGCGACGACCGTGACGCGGCTCAGCGCCGGCCCGGCGGGCTCCTCGCTGTCGGCCTTCCTCTCGGCCGACCGGGCCGTGCCCGCGGGCGTCGCGACCGGACCGGACCCGTCGGTGAGCCACACGTCGACCACCGACCCGGCGGCGACGTCCGGAGGCACCCGGTTGGGATCGACCTCGAGCGGCACCCGCAGCACCGCCTCCTCGCGCGCCGCGCCCACCGCCGAGCGGGCCAGCAGCTCCCCCGCGCCGACCCCGCGGACCAGGACCAGGTCGCCCGGCACCGGCTCGTCGGCGGCGAAGTAGCGGCCGAGGGCGGCATCGTCGGCGAACCGCACACGTTGCACGACGAGGTCGTCGGCCACGACCGGCGTACCGGCGCCCCGCTCGCCCGCCATCGCCCACACCGTCACGGTGTCGTCGGCCGCGGCCAGCAGCCGGGCGCCGACGACGACCGAGCCCGTCACGAGCAGGACGCCGAGCCACAACCGGGGGTCGCGCCATGCCGGACGTGCCACCCGTTGGGCGGCAGGCGGGACAGGCGTGCCCGTCGAGCTCCCGAGATCTCGAGTCACGAGTGGCCTGTCTCGGAGGTGGCTTGCCCGCAGGCGTGCTCAGGGCATGCGCATCGCAAGGCGGCGGAGCGACGGCATACCGGGCTGTCTTCCGAGCGACGCCAACGCAGCGAGGTGCGTGTCCTGGGCGCGCGGGTGGGTGAGGCATCTCCGAGACAGGTCACTTCTTCATCATGCAGGGCGATCGTGCCGG harbors:
- a CDS encoding type II toxin-antitoxin system PemK/MazF family toxin, which encodes MVNRGDVHWCDFGAPSGSGPAKRRPVLVVQSDSYNRSRLATTVVMALTSNTALAAMPGNVFLPATGTGLSKDSVANVTALATVDRRDLDVHPVGRVPDHLMHEVDRGVRQVLALS
- a CDS encoding CopG family transcriptional regulator; translation: MKTAISVPDEIFARVERVAGRHGMNRSQFYSAAAERYADELEDADLTAAIDAVADEVNADESSRFAAAAGVRLAAGMADEW
- a CDS encoding AAA family ATPase, encoding MTVVLLVSSGAAWESRALTALNEHPGTVLLKRCVDVADLLAAARTGQADVAVVAADLPGLDQGVVDDLLQHGVHVVGVAPDPELTEPRAARIGIVTVLAADRAAELAGLVADLPDGATPSVPAYDDRPVPDPTRPAPGRADGPADGPAGRVLAVWGAGGAPGRTTLASGLAGELARRGLTTLLIDADPHGGAVAQQLGILDEVSGLLSAARLVAAGTLDERLATVQRRLSDRLRVLTGLPRPDRWAELRPGTLTAIVERAREGVQVVLDTGFSLEPDPGDVTGRPERNGLTREAVAVADEILLVGSADPVGLARLARALTDVHEHVPDPRVRVVVNRMRPTLGWREADVVAMLSGFGAHLGVHFLPDDQPAVDRALVAGRLLVESGDSPLTRGIARVLDAVAGVAG